The region TTGCACTGCCCAACACTAAGCCAGCTGCGAAAAGTGATAGCTGGCAAAGCTTGCTCAATTGGCGAAGACTAAAGTGGCGATTGATTAGCTGGCGAGTGTTTAATTTGCGAAGGCTTTGCTGCATAAATTTTGTGCTACTTGTTGTTATCAACATCATAAACTCCTAACGATTGCTGATTTTAAGTGATGGCTCAGGGTAAAGTTGCTCGACATTGTCGTGGCTGTGGTCTACGGCGTTGTCATCGTCTTCATGGAAACGCAGCAACGCCGGGAACAGCACAAGCGTAAACAAGGCACTAACCAACATACCACCGACAATCACTGTCGCTAAACCGCGATAGATTTCACTGCCAACACCTGGCATTAACATCAAAGGCAACATGCCAAATAAACTGGTTAAGGTACTCATGTACACCGGTCTTGCTCTCACCCTCACCGCCTGTGCCACAGCATGTTGGCGCGCAAGCCCTTGGCGCTCCGCTTGGCGGGTTTGATCCACCAGCAATATCGCATTGTTCACCACTAAACCAAGCAAAATAATAAACCCTATCATGGTCAGTAAATCCAACGACTGATACGTGACGAGATTAAGGCCATTGAGCGCCAACACCCCGCCAGCAACCGCTAATGGCATCACCAATAACACCAATAAACTGTCTTTGGCTGATTTAAATAAAGCAGTCATCAATAAGAATAAAATCACTAAGGCCAGCACAAAATTTTGCACCATATCGACTATCGCTGCGGCCATTTTATTGGCATTGCCGCTCAGTAAAATGCTCGAATCACTGGGTAAATCGGCCTGCATGGCGGGCACCACTTTACTGTTGAGAATAATAAGTGCCTCTTCAAGTGACATATCCGCGGGTGGGGACACTTGAATACTGATTGTGCGCTTGCCATCGACTCGGCGTAATTGCGTTGGCCCAGCGGTACGTTCAATATCGGTTAGCTCCCCCAGTGTTTGAATACCGGCAAAGGGTGAAAATACTGGTAGCGCCGCGAGTTCATCCGGTGTTTGCCATTGATCCGCACGTAAAATCACATTAACGCGATCATTGCCATCAAAATACTCATTGATAAACAAACCACTGGTAAAGGCTCGCACGGCATTAGCCACATCGTGACGGGTTAATCCTGCTTGCGTGATCCGTTGGTCATTCGGCGTGAGTTTTAACTCAGGCTCAGCCAAGCTCAGGCTCGGCATAGGAAACGCTGTGGTATTGGCCATTTCTTGGTTAATGGTAGCAATACCCACTTGTGCAACGGCCATCAGTGCTTCGATATCTGGCCCAGAAATATCAATATCGACCGTTCGACCATTACCGCCGCCAGAGACGTTGATCATTGATCCTCTGAATAAAAATGCCTGAGTATCAGGTAAGCCTTTGAATATTTCATTGCGGACAATGTCCATCAACTCTTCAACGCGCGTTGGGTCGTCAGCATAAATAAAGCCCCCCGTATTGGCAGAGCCATTGGAATAAAAGTTATAGCTTTTGATTTTAGGCTGCTGTTCACCCGCCAAATAAGGTGCTAAGCGATCTTTAATAAGTGCCGCCATTTCGTTTTCAACAAAATCCACATTGCCACCGGGCGGCATGTTTAACGAGTAGAAGAAGCCGTCAATCGGCGCGCGCGGCATAAAGTCGGTTTTTGGCAGCATAGTTGCGCTAATAAACAGTGAGCCACCTAATAAAACACTCACCCAAGTGTAGCGTTTCAGGCGCGAATCGGTCAGGCTCATCACCAAGTTCGTTAGTTTTTGCCAATAGCGGTCATAAGGATCTGTTTCTTTAATATTTTTAAGCCAATATTTGCTGGCAATGGGCAGTACAGTGATCGCCGAGACCAGTGAAGCAATAACCGCAATCGACAAGGTTAGCGCTAAGTCTGAAAACAGCTGTCCTTCAATGCCCTTCATAAATAAAATAGGTAAGAAAATCGCGACGCTCGTCGCGGTTGAGGCAAACAAAGCCCCCGTGACTTGCATTGCGCCGCGCATTACCGCTTTATGATTATCTAACCCGTTGGCGCGCATGCGCACGATATTTTCTTGCACGATAATCGCGGCATCGAGCACTAGCCCCACCGAAAACGCTAAGCCTGCCAATGAGATCACGTTTAAGCTGCGATCAAATAAGTTAAGTGCGACAAACGACACTAATAATGAAATTGGAATGGTAGTGGCGATAATTAGGGTATTGCGCATACCACGTAGGAACAACCACAAAATAATAAGCGCCAACAATACCCCTAACCCAAGGTTACTTTTCACTAAGGTTAATGCATTGCGAATATGCACCGAGGAATCAAAACTCAGATCTATAGTTAGGCCAGCAGCGCGCATTGGCCCTTCGTTTAGCTCTTTTATCGCGACATTAATTTCATCTAGCAATGCCACGGTATTCGCGTCATTTTGACGGGTTAACGTAAAGTAGTAAGCCGGTTGACCGCTGCGCAGGCTGAAGCCATTGCGATCAACCAAAGTGTTTTCTACGGTGGCAATATCTTTGAGATAAATGGGGCGATCACCGCTGTAGCCAACAATCATTTCGGTGAGGTTATCAACACTGTATTTGCCCGCAAAACGCACCGTATATTGACGACGGCCAACATCGGCGGTTCCTGCCGAGATGTCGTTGGCACGGGCAATGGTTGCGCTAATATCGCCGATAGGTAACCCCAGTGATGCGGCGCGCAGTGGGTCAAACGTAATGCGTAATTCCCGTGGCCGATGGCTGGCTAAATTGACTTGTGCTAGCCCTGGAATACGGGCAAAACGTGGCTTCACAACATCTTCAATCAGCTTTTGGTATTGCCCTAAATCGCGATTGGGGTTATCCGGTAAGGTTTTAATTAATAATGATGCGGTTTGCGGCCCGCCACGCCCTCCCCCAGCTGATACCACAGGTTCAATCGCATCAAGCGGCAGTGGTGGCGCTTGGTTAAGATTGTTGATCACCTCCAGCATCGCCTTTTGCATATCGGCGCCGACATCGAAGGTTAGGGTAATATTACCTGAGCCGCGTTGAATAAAGGTGGTGACTTTGGTCACCCCTTGCGTGTTTTTAACCGCATTTTCCAGCGGCTCGATGATCACCGACTCCATCTCTTCCGGCGCGGCACTGCGCCAGCCAGTAAAAATAGAAATCTGCGGTTGTTCGATATCAGGGGTGAGTTGAATCGGCAGCTTGGTCACACTCAGCAGACCAAATACCATAATTAACGCAGCAACAACGATAATTGCAGCGGGATTTTTTAAGGCAGCACGGGTTAAATTCATGGCAGGCTCTAGTTTTCGTTATCGCCGCACAGGGTAACCAATCTCTGCTTGCGACGGGAGCCCGATAAGTTTAACGCGATAATTTATGCGATAAAATGACAAAGCGTAACAAGTCGTTACAACTCATCCCATACTCT is a window of Thalassotalea euphylliae DNA encoding:
- a CDS encoding efflux RND transporter permease subunit, coding for MNLTRAALKNPAAIIVVAALIMVFGLLSVTKLPIQLTPDIEQPQISIFTGWRSAAPEEMESVIIEPLENAVKNTQGVTKVTTFIQRGSGNITLTFDVGADMQKAMLEVINNLNQAPPLPLDAIEPVVSAGGGRGGPQTASLLIKTLPDNPNRDLGQYQKLIEDVVKPRFARIPGLAQVNLASHRPRELRITFDPLRAASLGLPIGDISATIARANDISAGTADVGRRQYTVRFAGKYSVDNLTEMIVGYSGDRPIYLKDIATVENTLVDRNGFSLRSGQPAYYFTLTRQNDANTVALLDEINVAIKELNEGPMRAAGLTIDLSFDSSVHIRNALTLVKSNLGLGVLLALIILWLFLRGMRNTLIIATTIPISLLVSFVALNLFDRSLNVISLAGLAFSVGLVLDAAIIVQENIVRMRANGLDNHKAVMRGAMQVTGALFASTATSVAIFLPILFMKGIEGQLFSDLALTLSIAVIASLVSAITVLPIASKYWLKNIKETDPYDRYWQKLTNLVMSLTDSRLKRYTWVSVLLGGSLFISATMLPKTDFMPRAPIDGFFYSLNMPPGGNVDFVENEMAALIKDRLAPYLAGEQQPKIKSYNFYSNGSANTGGFIYADDPTRVEELMDIVRNEIFKGLPDTQAFLFRGSMINVSGGGNGRTVDIDISGPDIEALMAVAQVGIATINQEMANTTAFPMPSLSLAEPELKLTPNDQRITQAGLTRHDVANAVRAFTSGLFINEYFDGNDRVNVILRADQWQTPDELAALPVFSPFAGIQTLGELTDIERTAGPTQLRRVDGKRTISIQVSPPADMSLEEALIILNSKVVPAMQADLPSDSSILLSGNANKMAAAIVDMVQNFVLALVILFLLMTALFKSAKDSLLVLLVMPLAVAGGVLALNGLNLVTYQSLDLLTMIGFIILLGLVVNNAILLVDQTRQAERQGLARQHAVAQAVRVRARPVYMSTLTSLFGMLPLMLMPGVGSEIYRGLATVIVGGMLVSALFTLVLFPALLRFHEDDDNAVDHSHDNVEQLYPEPSLKISNR